In one Corynebacterium bovis DSM 20582 = CIP 54.80 genomic region, the following are encoded:
- the folE gene encoding GTP cyclohydrolase I FolE: MTGTFDHDRAAAAVRELLLAVGEDPDRPGLRDTPDRVARAYRETFAGLYTEPSDVLGTTFEENHRELVLVRDIPIFSTCEHHLVPFHGHAHIGYIPGESGTVTGLSKLARVVDLYARRPQVQERLTTQVADALVDRLDPSAVIVVIECEHMCMAMRGIRKPGASTVTSAVRGTFLDDAAARAEALTLIRGR; encoded by the coding sequence GTGACGGGCACGTTCGACCACGACCGGGCCGCGGCGGCGGTGCGTGAGCTCCTCCTCGCCGTCGGCGAGGACCCGGACCGGCCCGGCCTGCGGGACACCCCCGACCGGGTCGCCCGCGCGTACCGGGAGACCTTCGCCGGCCTGTACACCGAGCCCTCCGACGTCCTCGGGACGACGTTCGAGGAGAACCACCGGGAGCTCGTCCTCGTCCGGGACATCCCGATCTTCTCCACGTGCGAGCACCACCTCGTGCCCTTCCACGGCCACGCCCACATCGGCTACATCCCGGGGGAGTCGGGCACGGTGACGGGGCTGTCGAAGCTCGCGCGGGTCGTCGACCTCTACGCCCGCCGCCCGCAGGTGCAGGAGCGGCTGACGACGCAGGTGGCGGACGCGCTCGTCGACCGGCTCGACCCGTCCGCGGTCATCGTCGTCATCGAGTGCGAGCACATGTGCATGGCGATGCGCGGCATCCGCAAGCCCGGGGCGTCGACGGTGACGTCGGCGGTCCGCGGGACCTTCCTCGACGACGCCGCCGCGCGGGCCGAGGCGCTGACCCTGATCAGGGGGCGGTGA